A single Tuberibacillus sp. Marseille-P3662 DNA region contains:
- a CDS encoding stage VI sporulation protein F, with protein MDPNHPFFDKIEQNTNVKKEDIFSLANSVANANFQDEQTVRQIVSRVAQMANTSISKDKEEQIVKAIVDNDVPMDFSSLAKMFDKK; from the coding sequence ATGGACCCAAACCATCCATTTTTTGATAAGATTGAACAGAACACAAATGTTAAAAAGGAAGACATCTTTTCTTTGGCCAATTCAGTGGCCAATGCCAATTTTCAAGATGAACAAACGGTTCGCCAAATTGTCTCACGCGTTGCTCAAATGGCGAATACGTCAATTTCCAAAGACAAAGAAGAGCAAATCGTGAAAGCCATTGTTGACAATGATGTGCCGATGGATTTTTCTTCCTTGGCTAAAATGTTTGATAAAAAGTAA
- a CDS encoding HU family DNA-binding protein, giving the protein MNKTELVNTVAESTQLSKKDASDAVDSVFSAITDSLTEGNNVQLIGFGNFEVRERSARKGRNPQTGDEIEIPASKVPAFKPGKALKDAVK; this is encoded by the coding sequence TTGAATAAAACGGAATTGGTTAATACAGTTGCAGAATCAACTCAACTATCAAAGAAAGATGCATCCGATGCCGTTGACTCAGTGTTCTCCGCAATTACTGATTCACTTACAGAAGGTAATAATGTTCAATTAATTGGTTTTGGAAACTTTGAAGTCCGTGAGCGTTCAGCGCGTAAAGGACGTAATCCACAAACCGGAGATGAAATTGAAATTCCGGCCAGCAAGGTTCCGGCATTCAAACCTGGGAAAGCCCTTAAAGATGCTGTAAAGTAA
- the der gene encoding ribosome biogenesis GTPase Der: MSKPVVAVVGRPNVGKSTIFNRVIGERIAIVEDTPGVTRDRIYGTGEWLNHTFNIIDTGGIEVGNEPLLEQMRAQANLAIDEADVIVFVVDGMDGLTSADEEVAQMLYRSDKPVVLGVNKIDHPSRTVQLYEFYSLGLGEPHPMSGEHGTGLGDLLDEVIHHFDEGLGADYDETVKKFSLIGRPNVGKSSLVNAILGEDRVIVSDIPGTTRDAIDTSFTNHGQDYVIIDTAGMRKRGKVYEKTEKYSVLRAQRAIENSDVVLTLIDGEEGIIEQDKKIAGYAHQAGRGVIIVVNKWDAVKKNDKTMDEFRQKIRDEFQFLSYAPIVFVSAKTKSKLHQLIPVINTVDENHSMRVQTSVLNDIVMDAVAMSPPPTSKGRRLKIYYATQVGVKPPSFVFFVNDPEIMHFSYERYLENKIRETFGFAGTPIKIFTRKRSDD, translated from the coding sequence ATGTCAAAACCTGTTGTTGCCGTCGTTGGTCGACCTAATGTTGGAAAGTCGACCATTTTTAACCGGGTTATCGGTGAGCGGATTGCTATTGTTGAAGATACACCTGGTGTGACGCGCGATCGCATTTATGGAACGGGAGAATGGTTAAATCATACATTTAACATTATTGATACGGGTGGCATCGAAGTTGGGAATGAACCGTTACTTGAGCAAATGAGAGCACAAGCCAACCTCGCTATTGATGAAGCCGATGTCATTGTTTTCGTTGTGGATGGTATGGATGGTTTAACCTCGGCCGATGAGGAAGTGGCTCAAATGTTGTACCGGTCTGATAAACCCGTTGTGCTAGGTGTCAACAAAATTGATCATCCCAGCCGAACCGTCCAATTATACGAATTTTATTCATTAGGTTTAGGGGAGCCACACCCTATGTCTGGTGAGCATGGGACAGGTTTGGGAGATTTGTTGGACGAGGTTATTCATCATTTTGATGAAGGTCTTGGTGCTGATTACGATGAAACCGTTAAGAAGTTTTCATTAATTGGTCGGCCGAATGTTGGGAAATCATCGCTTGTGAATGCCATATTGGGAGAAGATAGAGTCATCGTAAGTGATATTCCTGGTACGACAAGGGATGCAATTGATACCTCCTTCACGAATCATGGCCAGGATTACGTCATTATTGATACAGCTGGGATGCGTAAACGAGGGAAAGTCTATGAAAAGACTGAAAAATACAGCGTATTACGTGCGCAGCGAGCGATTGAAAACTCTGATGTGGTTTTAACGCTCATTGATGGGGAAGAAGGTATTATTGAACAGGATAAAAAGATTGCGGGTTACGCTCATCAAGCAGGACGCGGTGTGATTATTGTTGTTAATAAGTGGGATGCCGTTAAGAAAAATGATAAAACGATGGATGAGTTCCGGCAGAAGATTCGTGACGAATTCCAATTTCTTAGTTATGCGCCGATTGTATTTGTATCTGCTAAAACAAAGTCAAAGCTGCATCAACTGATTCCTGTCATTAACACTGTTGATGAGAATCATAGTATGCGGGTTCAAACCAGTGTTTTGAATGATATTGTTATGGATGCTGTGGCTATGTCACCGCCGCCAACATCTAAAGGGAGACGGCTTAAAATTTATTATGCGACACAAGTGGGAGTTAAACCACCGTCGTTTGTTTTCTTCGTCAATGATCCTGAAATCATGCATTTCTCGTATGAAAGGTATCTTGAGAATAAAATTAGAGAAACGTTTGGTTTTGCCGGCACACCGATTAAAATTTTCACACGGAAACGGAGCGACGATTAA
- a CDS encoding YphA family membrane protein, with amino-acid sequence MPLTIFYWAMWSLWVYFTFLAKKNRTRDYVVIFLLASISCATFSVSIPTLDINVTYLLFLFVGLYLFRPKKMRLTLYYVFIIFSLMLLYVLYYIYVLYDPAIFLLFDDWALAIGLFLIICLLVKDHRMRCASLIMGQCMGEFLRVVVFYRFDHTVGHAGFLNQMAMVLVLVVAGHTIGNLTKQWHYYMASRVQSDMNKQSKF; translated from the coding sequence TTGCCGCTAACTATTTTTTATTGGGCTATGTGGTCTTTATGGGTCTATTTTACGTTTTTAGCTAAAAAGAACAGAACGCGGGATTATGTTGTAATTTTTTTATTAGCGAGCATTAGTTGTGCGACTTTTTCCGTATCGATACCAACTTTGGATATTAACGTCACATATTTGTTGTTCCTCTTTGTTGGATTGTATTTATTTCGACCTAAGAAGATGCGGTTAACACTCTACTATGTGTTTATCATTTTTAGTTTAATGCTCCTATACGTCTTATACTATATCTATGTTTTATATGATCCAGCTATTTTTTTGTTGTTTGACGATTGGGCTTTGGCGATCGGTTTGTTTCTTATTATTTGTCTATTAGTTAAAGATCACCGCATGAGATGTGCCTCATTGATTATGGGCCAGTGTATGGGTGAGTTTCTTCGGGTGGTTGTCTTTTATCGCTTTGACCATACCGTAGGTCATGCAGGATTCCTTAACCAAATGGCGATGGTCCTAGTTTTAGTTGTAGCGGGACATACGATCGGTAATCTGACAAAACAATGGCATTATTATATGGCTAGTCGCGTGCAATCGGATATGAACAAACAGTCAAAATTTTAA
- a CDS encoding NAD(P)H-dependent glycerol-3-phosphate dehydrogenase, translating into MRAIAVIGAGSWGTALAMVLANNGHDVKLWARREAQVNEINNQHSNHKYLPDVTLPTQIQAYQQIADVVEGVQHIILVIPTKSLRGVLNELKACLTTPVTLTHGSKGIEPQSFKRVTEIIMEEMPASVLRGVAVLSGPSHAEEVSRKQPTTVTASSENPDVVKEVQDLFINQHFRVYTNKDMVGVELGGALKNIIALGAGISDGLGYGDNAKAALITRGLAEISRLGTKMGAEPLTFTGLAGMGDLIVTCTSVHSRNWKAGHLLGQGHQLDDVLDRMGMAVEGVRTTEAAFALAERVDVEMPITEAIYEVLFREKHPKTAVDELMNRDKTSEHGGLTHILSNVSLHEKD; encoded by the coding sequence ATGCGCGCGATTGCAGTTATAGGTGCTGGCAGCTGGGGAACGGCTTTAGCCATGGTGCTTGCCAATAATGGCCATGATGTCAAACTATGGGCTCGACGGGAAGCGCAAGTCAATGAAATTAACAACCAACATTCGAATCATAAATACTTACCTGATGTTACTTTGCCAACACAAATCCAAGCCTATCAGCAAATAGCAGATGTTGTCGAAGGCGTCCAGCATATTATTCTGGTCATCCCAACTAAAAGTCTCAGAGGTGTATTGAACGAGTTGAAGGCGTGTTTAACGACACCGGTGACATTAACGCATGGAAGCAAAGGAATTGAACCGCAATCGTTCAAACGGGTTACCGAAATCATTATGGAAGAAATGCCTGCTTCTGTATTAAGGGGCGTCGCCGTACTATCCGGCCCGAGTCATGCTGAGGAAGTGAGCCGTAAACAGCCGACAACGGTGACTGCCTCTTCTGAAAATCCTGATGTTGTTAAAGAGGTACAAGATTTATTTATCAATCAACATTTTAGGGTCTATACCAATAAAGATATGGTCGGTGTCGAACTCGGAGGCGCATTGAAAAATATTATTGCTCTTGGTGCTGGTATTTCTGACGGATTAGGCTATGGTGACAATGCAAAAGCAGCGCTGATTACTCGTGGGCTTGCCGAAATCAGTCGTTTAGGTACGAAAATGGGTGCCGAACCATTGACTTTTACGGGACTAGCCGGCATGGGTGACTTGATCGTGACATGTACAAGTGTTCATAGCCGTAACTGGAAAGCGGGGCATTTATTAGGACAAGGTCATCAACTTGATGACGTTCTTGATAGAATGGGAATGGCTGTTGAAGGCGTACGGACGACAGAAGCGGCTTTTGCTCTTGCTGAAAGGGTTGATGTTGAAATGCCCATTACCGAAGCTATCTATGAAGTTCTATTTCGTGAAAAACATCCAAAAACGGCTGTTGATGAGTTAATGAATCGTGATAAGACGAGTGAACATGGGGGATTAACTCATATTTTGTCTAATGTTTCCCTGCACGAAAAGGATTAA
- the mtrB gene encoding trp RNA-binding attenuation protein MtrB → MIVDGGVLVEQNNSNEFFVVKANEDGVNVIGLTRGADTRFHHSEKLDKGEVMIAQFTEHTGAVKVRGKATIQTRHGETEAD, encoded by the coding sequence ATGATTGTAGATGGAGGTGTGCTTGTGGAGCAAAATAATAGTAATGAATTCTTTGTTGTCAAAGCGAATGAAGATGGCGTTAATGTCATTGGTTTAACGCGTGGAGCGGATACCCGTTTTCACCACTCTGAAAAACTTGATAAAGGTGAAGTGATGATTGCCCAATTCACGGAACATACGGGTGCTGTGAAAGTTCGAGGAAAAGCAACGATTCAGACCAGGCACGGCGAAACAGAAGCCGATTAA
- a CDS encoding heptaprenyl diphosphate synthase component 1: MTENRQLKQLMDHIKQYIQQPYLSRFIKAPDIDEEQVDLLYQLAQPIHENTEDYVASIVLVQTALNTHDTISVDASQVIGKERELTVLAGDYYSALYYYLLSTLKDNQTIKAVSEGIKAVNEAKMALYKNDLSWAQMLSTLRVIETTIIDKVCLSLGYSEDRRIIQDYFYLKRLWKEKNLLVQGEGSSLFEQAFKKRPDIRSGIIQVFEDAIQGLLPIFVNGQKPLPRLISDVIKRNQWLNQFQGHKLIAEEGS, encoded by the coding sequence ATGACAGAGAATCGCCAGTTGAAACAGCTGATGGATCATATTAAACAATACATACAGCAACCTTATTTATCCCGGTTTATCAAGGCACCGGACATTGATGAGGAACAAGTTGACCTGTTATATCAACTTGCTCAGCCGATACATGAGAATACTGAAGACTACGTGGCATCAATCGTCCTTGTACAAACAGCGTTAAATACACATGATACGATTTCAGTAGATGCTTCCCAAGTGATTGGCAAAGAACGGGAGTTAACGGTATTAGCCGGTGACTATTATAGTGCGCTTTACTATTATTTGCTATCAACATTGAAGGATAACCAAACCATCAAAGCCGTTTCTGAGGGTATTAAAGCCGTTAATGAAGCCAAGATGGCTTTATATAAGAATGATTTATCGTGGGCGCAAATGCTGAGTACATTAAGAGTCATTGAGACAACGATTATTGATAAGGTGTGCTTGTCCCTAGGATACAGTGAAGATCGGCGCATCATCCAAGATTATTTCTATCTCAAACGGTTATGGAAGGAAAAGAACTTGTTGGTGCAAGGAGAAGGGTCGTCATTATTTGAACAAGCCTTCAAAAAACGTCCTGATATTAGGTCAGGGATTATTCAAGTGTTTGAAGATGCGATCCAAGGATTGTTGCCGATATTTGTTAATGGACAGAAGCCACTTCCTCGTTTGATATCGGATGTCATAAAGCGAAATCAATGGCTCAATCAGTTTCAAGGGCATAAATTGATTGCGGAAGAAGGATCTTAA
- a CDS encoding DUF2768 family protein, giving the protein MSPGLMKMWISFLAIFLLVVAAVFIMLSRYKLSGLFRLIVSFIAYAFLFIGGILMIMIIFSSPV; this is encoded by the coding sequence ATGTCCCCAGGTTTGATGAAGATGTGGATTTCATTTTTGGCCATATTTTTATTAGTGGTTGCTGCGGTGTTCATAATGTTGAGTCGATATAAATTATCGGGCCTTTTCCGTTTGATTGTCTCTTTTATTGCCTATGCGTTTTTATTTATTGGTGGCATTCTTATGATTATGATTATCTTTTCGAGTCCGGTTTAG
- the spoIVA gene encoding stage IV sporulation protein A: MERVDIFKDIAERTGGDVYLGVVGAVRTGKSTFIKKFMELVVLPNIENESERARTQDELPQSGAGKQVMTTEPKFVPNNAVSVNVDEGLEVNTRLVDCVGYAVNGAKGFEDENGPRMVNTPWYDEPIPFQEAAEIGTRKVIQEHSTLGVVVTTDGTIGDIARYDYLESEERVVEELREVGKPFIMVINSAQPHHPDTEALRKQLNEKYDIPVLAQSVENMTEHDINSVLREALYEFPVLEVNVNLPSWVMVLREDHWLRESYEEAVKNTVQDIKRLRDVDRVVGHFDDYEFIDNASLAGIDMGQGVAEIDLYAPDDLYDQVLKEVVGVEIRGKDHLLQLMQEFSEAKREYDQVSDALTMVKQTGYGIASPALEDMSLDEPEIIRQGSRFGVRLKAVAPSIHMIKVDVESEFSPIIGTEKQSEELVRYLMQDFEDDPLSIWNSDIFGRSLNSIVREGISAKLSLMPENARYKLKETLERIINEGSGGLIAIIL, translated from the coding sequence ATGGAAAGAGTCGATATTTTTAAAGATATCGCCGAGCGGACAGGTGGGGATGTCTATCTTGGTGTCGTTGGTGCTGTCAGGACTGGTAAATCCACATTTATCAAAAAGTTTATGGAGTTGGTGGTTTTACCCAACATAGAAAATGAATCCGAACGGGCGCGGACACAAGATGAACTACCGCAAAGCGGCGCAGGCAAACAAGTCATGACAACGGAACCTAAATTTGTGCCAAACAATGCGGTTTCTGTGAATGTTGATGAAGGTTTGGAAGTGAATACCCGACTTGTGGATTGTGTCGGATATGCAGTCAATGGTGCCAAAGGATTTGAAGATGAGAATGGGCCGCGAATGGTCAATACACCGTGGTATGATGAACCCATTCCATTTCAAGAGGCTGCAGAAATTGGTACGAGAAAAGTCATTCAAGAGCATTCAACATTAGGCGTCGTTGTCACCACAGATGGAACGATCGGAGACATTGCGCGCTATGATTATTTAGAATCAGAAGAGCGTGTGGTTGAAGAACTTAGAGAAGTCGGTAAACCATTTATTATGGTGATCAATTCGGCTCAGCCGCACCATCCGGATACAGAGGCATTGCGGAAACAGCTTAATGAAAAATATGATATTCCGGTATTGGCGCAAAGCGTTGAAAATATGACGGAACATGACATTAACAGTGTTCTGCGAGAGGCGTTATATGAATTTCCGGTATTGGAAGTCAATGTTAACTTGCCAAGCTGGGTAATGGTCCTCCGTGAAGATCATTGGTTGCGAGAAAGCTATGAGGAAGCGGTGAAGAATACCGTTCAAGATATTAAACGCCTTCGTGATGTTGATCGCGTGGTCGGTCATTTTGATGATTATGAATTCATTGATAATGCATCTCTTGCAGGGATTGACATGGGCCAAGGGGTGGCTGAGATTGATCTTTACGCCCCCGATGACCTGTATGACCAAGTGTTAAAAGAAGTTGTCGGTGTTGAAATCAGGGGAAAAGATCACCTCTTACAGTTAATGCAGGAATTCTCTGAGGCAAAGCGTGAATATGATCAAGTGTCGGATGCCCTTACAATGGTCAAACAAACCGGATATGGTATTGCGTCGCCGGCATTGGAAGATATGAGTTTGGATGAACCTGAAATTATTCGCCAAGGGTCACGCTTTGGTGTTCGTCTCAAGGCGGTGGCGCCATCCATTCATATGATCAAAGTGGATGTTGAATCCGAGTTTTCACCGATTATTGGAACCGAAAAGCAAAGTGAGGAACTAGTAAGGTATTTAATGCAAGATTTTGAAGATGATCCACTTTCTATTTGGAATTCCGATATATTCGGTCGATCCTTAAATTCTATTGTCCGCGAAGGTATTTCCGCCAAATTATCGTTAATGCCGGAAAACGCCCGGTATAAACTTAAGGAAACACTTGAAAGAATTATCAACGAAGGATCCGGCGGATTAATTGCTATTATTTTGTAG
- the folE gene encoding GTP cyclohydrolase I FolE — translation MSINREKIQQAVTMIIDAIGEDPEREGLIDTPKRVAKMYEEVFAGLDQDPKEYFETIFGEEHEELVLVKDIPFYSMCEHHLLPVYGNAHVGYIPRDGKVTGLSKLARAVEAVAKRPQLQERMTTTVANAIVESLNPHGVIVVIEAEHMCMTMRGVKKPGSKTVTSAVRGTFEQDVSSRSEAMSLIRD, via the coding sequence TTGAGTATAAATCGAGAAAAAATTCAACAAGCTGTTACAATGATTATTGATGCTATTGGTGAGGATCCAGAACGAGAAGGACTCATTGATACACCTAAACGTGTAGCCAAAATGTATGAAGAAGTCTTTGCTGGTCTTGATCAAGATCCTAAGGAATATTTTGAAACCATTTTTGGCGAAGAGCATGAGGAATTGGTCTTAGTCAAGGACATTCCATTCTATTCTATGTGCGAACACCATTTACTCCCGGTTTATGGCAACGCACATGTTGGTTATATTCCGCGTGATGGGAAAGTAACGGGTTTAAGCAAATTAGCAAGAGCGGTCGAGGCAGTGGCTAAGCGTCCTCAGTTACAAGAGCGAATGACGACGACCGTTGCTAATGCCATTGTAGAAAGTCTTAACCCTCACGGTGTTATTGTTGTTATTGAGGCTGAACATATGTGTATGACCATGAGAGGTGTCAAAAAACCAGGATCGAAAACTGTTACCTCTGCTGTAAGAGGGACATTTGAACAAGATGTTTCATCACGGTCTGAAGCCATGTCACTCATTAGAGATTAA
- a CDS encoding lysophospholipid acyltransferase family protein, with product MKLYSFGQWVARNYFNTLYRISVTGEEHIPDNGSLLVCSNHISNLDPPLIASFLRKRELSFMAKEELFKVPGFNRLITSLNAFPIKRGKGDRQAIRKSVEVLNEGRALLMFPEGNRNKSDDRSLGTAQTGAGYFALRTQAQVVPCAVIGNYKFGHEVRLKFGPTIDFSNMREQKAKPKEAVQVIMEHIQLLITQTE from the coding sequence TTGAAACTTTACTCTTTTGGGCAATGGGTAGCCAGAAATTATTTTAATACGTTGTACCGGATCAGTGTAACCGGTGAGGAGCATATTCCGGATAATGGAAGTCTGCTCGTCTGTAGTAACCACATTAGTAATCTTGATCCGCCATTAATCGCTTCTTTTTTACGAAAAAGAGAATTAAGTTTTATGGCGAAGGAAGAATTATTTAAGGTACCCGGGTTTAACAGGCTGATTACCTCGCTGAATGCTTTTCCCATTAAGCGGGGTAAAGGTGATCGGCAGGCGATTCGAAAATCCGTAGAAGTTTTGAATGAAGGTCGGGCGCTCCTCATGTTCCCAGAAGGCAATCGGAATAAGAGCGATGATAGATCGCTTGGAACAGCCCAAACGGGTGCCGGCTATTTTGCTTTACGAACGCAAGCTCAAGTTGTTCCGTGTGCTGTAATTGGAAATTACAAGTTTGGTCATGAGGTTCGTTTAAAATTCGGCCCGACAATTGATTTTTCAAACATGAGGGAACAAAAAGCTAAGCCAAAGGAAGCGGTACAAGTTATTATGGAACATATCCAATTATTAATTACTCAGACAGAGTGA
- the rpsA gene encoding 30S ribosomal protein S1, which translates to MVEEMNNEMTTFESRSEGDVVTGTITKVEDKHALVDAGYKVEGILPISELSSLHVEKMEDVVHQDDELQLKVIKVTDEELVLSKKEVDADKAWDNLEDKYDHHETISVEVADVVKGGLVADLGVRGFIPASLVDRQYVEDFSEYKGATLDVKIIELDRENRKVILSHRAVQDEEANKEKEDILGRIESGRVYEGTVQRLTDFGAFVDIGGVDGLVHISQLAHQHVEHPSDVVQEGASVKVKVLSVDRDNERISLSVKATQPGPWERAAEQLDVGDVVEGTVKRLVPFGAFVELIPGVEGLVHISEISNRHIGTPDEVLEEGENVKVKVLDVNASEKRVSLSIRELEDQSANEQPAIQYEDEDNNGFSLGDVIGDQLKKLK; encoded by the coding sequence ATGGTTGAAGAAATGAATAACGAAATGACGACATTTGAATCCCGTTCAGAAGGGGATGTTGTAACCGGAACCATCACAAAAGTTGAAGACAAACATGCGTTAGTTGACGCCGGTTATAAAGTTGAAGGGATTTTACCGATCAGCGAACTATCAAGTTTGCATGTCGAAAAAATGGAAGATGTCGTCCATCAGGATGATGAACTTCAACTGAAAGTCATAAAAGTCACTGATGAAGAGCTGGTTTTATCTAAAAAGGAAGTCGATGCTGACAAAGCTTGGGACAACCTTGAAGATAAATATGACCATCACGAAACGATTTCCGTTGAAGTTGCCGATGTTGTTAAAGGTGGTTTAGTTGCTGATTTAGGTGTGCGCGGTTTTATTCCAGCATCTTTGGTTGACCGTCAATATGTCGAGGATTTTTCCGAATATAAAGGGGCAACCTTAGATGTTAAAATTATTGAATTAGACCGTGAAAACCGGAAAGTAATTTTATCACATAGGGCTGTACAGGATGAGGAAGCCAATAAAGAGAAAGAGGATATTCTAGGTCGTATAGAATCCGGTCGGGTGTATGAAGGGACCGTTCAACGACTAACTGACTTCGGTGCTTTTGTTGATATTGGTGGTGTTGATGGGTTGGTTCATATTTCTCAGTTGGCCCATCAACATGTTGAACATCCTTCAGATGTCGTTCAAGAAGGTGCATCTGTCAAAGTTAAGGTGTTATCCGTTGATCGTGATAACGAGCGCATTTCTCTATCAGTTAAAGCCACTCAACCGGGTCCATGGGAACGGGCAGCGGAACAATTGGATGTTGGTGACGTAGTTGAAGGAACAGTGAAACGCCTTGTTCCGTTCGGCGCTTTTGTTGAGCTAATCCCAGGTGTTGAAGGGTTGGTTCATATATCAGAGATTTCCAATCGACACATTGGAACTCCTGATGAAGTTCTTGAAGAAGGTGAAAATGTTAAAGTTAAAGTCTTAGATGTTAACGCTAGCGAAAAGCGTGTGTCACTGAGCATTAGGGAATTGGAAGACCAATCAGCCAATGAACAACCAGCGATCCAATATGAGGATGAAGATAACAATGGCTTCTCACTCGGTGATGTGATTGGTGATCAGCTGAAAAAATTGAAATAA
- the cmk gene encoding (d)CMP kinase, with translation MNQRLQVAIDGPAAAGKSTVAKQVAGQLEYIYIDTGAMYRALAYHALKTHTDLHNGERLSELLDASEITLEPVKQGRQTVLLNGEDVTKEIRSQSVTNHVSLVAQYPAIRQVMADRQREMAAGGGIIMDGRDIGSHVLPNAEVKIYLIASVNERAERRYQEQLAGGLQTSLEQLKADIRQRDKLDSEREVSPLIKAEDAVEIDTTSLSINDVILRILEVIKERV, from the coding sequence ATGAATCAAAGGCTACAGGTTGCTATTGATGGGCCAGCGGCTGCTGGAAAAAGCACAGTGGCAAAACAAGTTGCTGGACAGCTGGAATACATTTATATCGATACAGGTGCCATGTATAGAGCACTTGCCTATCACGCTTTAAAAACCCATACGGATTTACATAACGGAGAACGTTTGTCGGAACTATTAGATGCTTCTGAAATAACACTGGAACCCGTTAAGCAGGGGAGACAGACCGTATTGCTAAACGGGGAAGACGTGACTAAAGAGATTCGTTCACAGAGTGTAACGAACCATGTGTCACTTGTTGCTCAATACCCAGCCATCCGTCAAGTGATGGCTGATCGCCAAAGAGAAATGGCTGCCGGCGGTGGCATTATTATGGACGGCCGGGATATCGGATCCCATGTCCTTCCTAATGCTGAAGTTAAAATTTACTTAATTGCTTCAGTGAATGAGCGAGCTGAGCGTCGTTATCAAGAGCAGTTAGCGGGTGGCCTGCAAACATCTCTGGAACAATTAAAAGCGGATATTCGCCAGAGAGACAAGCTTGACAGTGAACGTGAAGTTTCTCCGTTAATCAAGGCTGAAGATGCCGTTGAAATTGATACGACCTCGCTTAGTATAAATGATGTCATTCTTCGAATTCTTGAAGTCATAAAAGAAAGGGTATAA
- a CDS encoding DUF5359 family protein — MKQIEKWILRLVCIQFVILMIGQLLVTQEQMAPYINKAVRYEGVIGEKQTKAVKTMEEAPIMWYDINK, encoded by the coding sequence ATGAAACAAATAGAGAAATGGATTTTAAGGCTCGTTTGCATTCAATTTGTCATATTAATGATTGGTCAATTGTTGGTGACACAGGAGCAAATGGCTCCTTATATTAATAAAGCTGTCCGATATGAAGGCGTTATTGGAGAAAAACAGACAAAAGCAGTGAAAACGATGGAAGAAGCGCCTATCATGTGGTATGATATAAATAAATAG
- the plsY gene encoding glycerol-3-phosphate 1-O-acyltransferase PlsY: protein MVVALTWFVSYLIGAISFSYLMTKKIKKVDIRQLGSGNAGATNTQRVLGTGPAVTVLLLDVAKGIVAVVLARLLGLDDWAAAAAGLFAILGHNWPVYYGFRGGKGVATTIGVFAVLNVIPTLLAGIITIIVIAVTRYVSLGSLLLITVTPFMTYFYSQDSLSLLIVECLIMVLSYWQHRTNISRLIKGEESKLGQSKKTS from the coding sequence ATGGTTGTTGCGTTAACTTGGTTCGTCTCCTATCTTATTGGGGCGATTAGTTTTAGTTATCTCATGACAAAAAAGATTAAAAAAGTAGATATAAGGCAGCTTGGTAGTGGTAATGCCGGAGCGACCAATACGCAAAGGGTTCTTGGGACGGGACCAGCTGTTACTGTCCTATTATTAGATGTTGCTAAAGGCATCGTCGCTGTTGTTTTAGCACGATTATTGGGATTAGATGATTGGGCTGCTGCGGCTGCTGGGTTATTTGCCATCCTTGGCCATAACTGGCCGGTTTATTACGGCTTTAGGGGCGGAAAAGGTGTTGCCACAACGATTGGTGTTTTTGCCGTTTTGAATGTTATTCCGACCCTCTTAGCTGGGATTATCACAATTATTGTGATTGCGGTGACTCGCTATGTATCACTTGGATCATTGTTGCTGATTACAGTTACCCCTTTTATGACTTATTTTTATAGTCAGGATTCTCTTTCGCTTCTTATTGTTGAGTGTCTGATTATGGTCCTTTCTTATTGGCAACACCGGACCAATATCAGCAGACTCATAAAAGGCGAGGAAAGTAAATTAGGACAAAGCAAGAAAACATCTTAG